From the Gemmatimonadota bacterium genome, the window GACTATACCACCGTAGCCGGCTACGTCATGGGGATCCTGGGGCGGATCGCGCGGGCGGGCGATGAAGTGGGCTTCGCCGGCGGCCGGCTGCGCGTGACGGCTATGGACAGGCGCCGGATCGGCCGCCTCGCGCTGCTGCTTAGCCCGAACCACCTGCCGGCACCGGCGTCGGACGAGACGTGACCCACCGCGCTGCCGGCCGTCCGGGGCCCTGATGGCGGCAGTCGCCCCGCCTCATTGTCGTGGCCGAAAAGACGCCCTAGCTTTTGGCGCGGCGGCTGTGCTGAAAACCCGAGGCAGGAACGAGATGCCCGAACGGAAGATCCGTGTCCTGGTCGCGAAGCCCGGGCTCGATGGCCATGACCGCGGCGCCAAGGTGATCGCCAGTGCCTTCCGCGACGCCGGCTTCGAGGTCATCTACACCGGGCTGCACCAGACGCCCGAGATGATCGCCAGCGCCGCAGTGCAGGAGGACGTGGACGTCGTCGCCCTGTCCATCCTGTCCGGCGCTCACATGACGCTTTTCCCCCGGCTGCTCGAGTTGCTGCGCGAGCAAGGCGCCGGCCATATCCTGGTGACCGGCGGCGGCATCATCCCCGAACAGGACGTGGCCAAGCTGCGGGAACTCGGTGTCGGCCAGCTCTTCGGCCCCGGAACACCCACCTCGGAACCAATCCAGTACATCCGCGAGTGGTCTGCCCAGCATGGCCGTGACCAGGAGGCGTAAGGCCGCTCGCCCGGCCGCCGTCCGTCTCGAGGCCCTCGCCGCCGAGCTGCGCGAGCTCGAGGAGCGCCTCCGGCAGGGGGGCG encodes:
- a CDS encoding cobalamin B12-binding domain-containing protein is translated as MPERKIRVLVAKPGLDGHDRGAKVIASAFRDAGFEVIYTGLHQTPEMIASAAVQEDVDVVALSILSGAHMTLFPRLLELLREQGAGHILVTGGGIIPEQDVAKLRELGVGQLFGPGTPTSEPIQYIREWSAQHGRDQEA